A single window of Microbacterium oryzae DNA harbors:
- a CDS encoding Na+/H+ antiporter NhaA, which produces MIRLLRAERFPAFLLLGAAVLGLIVANSPVGGAVLDFSHIELAVPGTPLDLSIAHWVADLLLAVFFFGVAVELQFELTRGQLNTLGKALKPAIGAAGGVLVPIGIYLVVAWDPATRDGWPIPTATDIAFALGVLAMFGKGLPSKVRVFLLALAIIDDIVGIVFIAVLFATDVDLASLVVGVVLIAVFALLSRLVSEGNRVVLVPLMIVLALVAWAFVYSSGIHATIAGVLLGLAIRQGEGMRARHVLEPWINGLILPIFAFFSALVVIPQVSPSELSPALWAILIALPVGKIIGITLFGSIAMAVRPKGTPPEIRLPDLIAAGALGGIGFTVSLLLSSLAFADDGVLRDEATLGVLGGSTIALALSGVLVSLRARHYRRLAVAETV; this is translated from the coding sequence GTGATCAGGCTCCTGCGCGCGGAGCGCTTCCCCGCCTTCCTCCTCCTCGGGGCGGCCGTGCTCGGCCTCATCGTGGCCAACAGCCCGGTCGGCGGCGCGGTCCTCGACTTCAGCCACATCGAGCTCGCCGTCCCCGGCACGCCCCTCGACCTCTCCATCGCGCACTGGGTCGCCGACCTCCTCCTGGCGGTGTTCTTCTTCGGCGTCGCCGTCGAGCTGCAGTTCGAGCTCACCCGCGGTCAGCTGAACACGCTCGGCAAGGCGCTGAAGCCCGCCATCGGCGCCGCGGGCGGAGTGCTCGTGCCGATCGGGATCTACCTCGTCGTCGCGTGGGACCCGGCGACCCGCGACGGCTGGCCCATCCCGACCGCCACCGACATCGCCTTCGCGCTGGGCGTGCTGGCGATGTTCGGCAAGGGGCTGCCGTCGAAGGTCCGGGTGTTCCTCCTCGCGCTCGCCATCATCGACGACATCGTCGGCATCGTGTTCATCGCGGTGCTGTTCGCCACCGACGTCGACCTGGCGAGCCTCGTGGTCGGCGTCGTGCTCATCGCGGTGTTCGCCCTCCTCAGCCGGCTGGTCTCCGAGGGCAACCGCGTCGTGCTGGTGCCGCTCATGATCGTGCTGGCGCTGGTGGCGTGGGCGTTCGTCTACAGCTCGGGCATCCACGCGACGATCGCCGGCGTGCTCCTCGGCCTCGCCATCCGGCAGGGGGAGGGGATGCGGGCACGGCACGTCCTGGAGCCGTGGATCAACGGCCTCATCCTGCCGATCTTCGCGTTCTTCTCCGCGCTCGTGGTCATCCCGCAGGTGTCGCCGAGCGAGCTCTCGCCCGCGCTCTGGGCCATCCTCATCGCCCTCCCCGTGGGCAAGATCATCGGCATCACCCTCTTCGGCAGCATCGCGATGGCCGTGCGCCCGAAGGGCACGCCGCCCGAGATCCGCCTGCCCGATCTCATCGCCGCCGGCGCCCTCGGCGGCATCGGCTTCACGGTGTCGCTGCTGCTGTCGTCGCTGGCGTTCGCCGACGACGGGGTGCTGCGCGACGAGGCGACGCTCGGCGTGCTGGGCGGGTCGACGATCGCTCTCGCGCTGTCGGGCGTGCTCGTCTCGCTTCGGGCGCGGCACTACCGGCGGCTGGCCGTAGCGGAGACGGTCTGA
- a CDS encoding MazG family protein, with product MSDPGDELKRAADVMRQVHERCVWTQAMTHEELVPYLVEESAELVDAVETGDRAGLREELGDLLWQVLFHAEIAAHDDADPFDVDDVARDLAEKMTRRHPHVFAGETAETPERVLELWNTAKAAEKRQRTSVLDGVSHAMPSLALAQKVLGKGAQVGVGLELVEAVAAAEAIAADDPDVLPESEEELGETLLGLVAVARAKGWDAERALRSAVRALETDIRGAEQDAEPDPFGR from the coding sequence ATGAGCGATCCCGGGGATGAGCTGAAGCGCGCGGCGGACGTCATGCGGCAGGTGCACGAGCGCTGCGTGTGGACGCAGGCGATGACGCACGAGGAGCTCGTGCCGTACCTCGTGGAGGAGTCCGCCGAGCTCGTCGACGCCGTGGAGACCGGGGATCGGGCGGGGCTCCGCGAGGAGCTGGGCGATCTGCTCTGGCAGGTGCTGTTCCACGCCGAGATCGCCGCGCACGACGATGCCGACCCCTTCGACGTCGACGACGTGGCCCGCGACCTCGCCGAGAAGATGACGCGCCGCCATCCGCACGTGTTCGCCGGCGAGACCGCCGAGACCCCGGAGCGGGTGCTCGAGCTGTGGAACACGGCGAAGGCCGCCGAGAAGCGCCAGCGCACGAGCGTGCTGGACGGGGTCTCGCACGCGATGCCGTCGCTCGCCCTTGCGCAGAAGGTGCTGGGCAAGGGCGCGCAGGTGGGCGTCGGGCTCGAGCTCGTCGAGGCGGTGGCGGCGGCCGAGGCCATCGCCGCCGACGATCCCGACGTGCTGCCGGAGAGCGAGGAGGAGCTGGGGGAGACGCTCCTCGGCCTCGTCGCCGTCGCCCGCGCCAAGGGGTGGGACGCCGAGCGCGCGCTCCGCAGCGCCGTGCGCGCGCTCGAGACGGACATCCGCGGCGCCGAGCAGGACGCCGAGCCGGACCCGTTCGGCCGATAG
- the hisS gene encoding histidine--tRNA ligase yields MASVNPPRGMRDFLPADKARRERVLAVIRERYRAHGFDEIETPVVEEYDRLHAGVGGDNEKLAFNILRRGLDADAVRAAADDQAQLSDLGLRYDLTVPLARFYASHRGELPTVFRSVQIAPVWRAERPQKGRYRQFVQCDIDIMGDASARAEAELIAATLDALDALGLEGATVRINDRRALDGMLDVFGFPADERPGVLITIDKLDKVGAEGVVAELREREATASAVDALEAFLTRPQTREFLPFGEGQIRKALPEGVGEEVVAHLVGIGEAVGAARGADSVGAELPLQFDPFLVRGMGYYTGTIFEIAHPSVSYSLGGGGRYDGMIGRFLGQDVPAVGFSIGFERIVDLVALAEGSAAEAVVLVHDRDVPDAELLALKAALIAEGSRVRLERRTKNLKALLERATADGYTAFATVSAGVERADLELKPLG; encoded by the coding sequence ATGGCTTCCGTGAATCCGCCGCGCGGCATGCGCGACTTCCTCCCCGCTGACAAGGCCCGTCGCGAGCGCGTGCTCGCCGTCATCCGCGAGCGCTACCGCGCCCACGGGTTCGACGAGATCGAGACGCCCGTCGTGGAGGAGTACGACCGTCTGCACGCGGGGGTCGGCGGCGACAACGAGAAGCTCGCCTTCAACATCCTGCGTCGCGGGCTCGATGCCGACGCCGTGCGCGCGGCCGCGGACGACCAGGCGCAGCTGAGCGACCTCGGGCTCCGCTACGACCTCACGGTGCCGCTCGCGCGCTTCTACGCCAGCCACCGCGGAGAGCTCCCGACGGTGTTCCGCTCCGTGCAGATCGCGCCGGTGTGGCGCGCCGAGCGCCCGCAGAAGGGGCGCTACCGCCAGTTCGTGCAGTGCGACATCGACATCATGGGCGACGCCAGCGCGCGCGCGGAGGCGGAGCTCATCGCCGCGACGCTCGACGCCCTCGACGCTCTCGGGCTCGAAGGCGCCACGGTGCGCATCAACGACCGCCGGGCGCTGGATGGCATGCTCGACGTCTTCGGCTTCCCCGCCGACGAGCGCCCCGGTGTGCTCATCACGATCGACAAGCTCGACAAGGTCGGCGCCGAGGGCGTCGTGGCCGAGCTGCGCGAGCGCGAGGCGACCGCGAGTGCCGTCGACGCGCTGGAGGCGTTCCTCACCCGCCCGCAGACGCGGGAGTTCCTGCCGTTCGGCGAGGGCCAGATCCGCAAGGCGCTGCCTGAGGGCGTCGGCGAGGAGGTCGTCGCGCACCTCGTCGGCATCGGCGAGGCGGTGGGCGCCGCGCGCGGGGCGGACTCGGTCGGCGCCGAGCTGCCGCTGCAGTTCGACCCGTTCCTCGTTCGCGGCATGGGCTACTACACCGGCACCATCTTCGAGATCGCGCACCCGTCGGTGTCGTACTCGCTGGGCGGCGGCGGGCGCTACGACGGCATGATCGGCCGCTTCCTCGGTCAGGATGTGCCGGCCGTCGGCTTCTCGATCGGCTTCGAGCGCATCGTCGACCTCGTCGCGCTCGCCGAGGGATCTGCCGCCGAGGCGGTCGTCCTCGTGCACGACCGCGACGTGCCCGACGCCGAGCTCCTGGCCCTCAAGGCCGCGCTCATCGCCGAGGGGTCGCGCGTGCGGCTCGAACGGCGGACGAAGAACCTCAAGGCGCTGCTCGAGCGGGCGACGGCCGACGGGTACACCGCGTTCGCGACCGTATCCGCGGGCGTCGAGCGCGCCGACCTCGAGCTGAAGCCGCTCGGCTGA
- a CDS encoding APC family permease, whose translation MTTPALARRLGLGDAVAIGLGSMIGAGVFVVFAPAAAAAGSWLLVGLAIAAVVAFGNATSSAQLAAVHPVAGGAYAYGRAELGAWWGYLAGWCFVIGKTASCAAMALAFAAYVAPPGWERPVAILAVALLAGVNLLGITRTALATQVIVVIVLACLAVGAAAGFAAPTAAPLAATAFDAHGVLQAAGLLFFAFAGYARIATLGEEVRDPARTIPRAIPLALGLAIVVYAVVGLAVLHALGPEGAARSAAPLADAVSAAGWGWAEPVVRVGAAAAALGALLALIAGIGRTALAMAREDDLPRFLAAVHPRRHVPHRAEIALALAVIAIVAFADLRGAIGFSSFGVLLYYLVANLAAWRQGEAVRRYPRWLQVVGAAGCVALALALPWQSVVGGVVVVAVGVVYRAVRLVIERRAE comes from the coding sequence ATGACGACACCCGCGCTCGCGCGCAGACTCGGCCTCGGCGACGCGGTCGCCATCGGCCTCGGCTCCATGATCGGCGCGGGCGTGTTCGTCGTCTTCGCGCCCGCCGCCGCGGCGGCGGGGTCATGGCTGCTGGTCGGACTCGCGATCGCGGCGGTGGTGGCCTTCGGCAACGCGACGTCCTCGGCGCAGCTCGCCGCAGTGCATCCCGTCGCCGGCGGCGCGTACGCGTACGGGCGGGCGGAGCTGGGCGCGTGGTGGGGGTATCTCGCGGGCTGGTGCTTCGTCATCGGGAAGACCGCGAGCTGCGCGGCGATGGCGCTCGCCTTCGCCGCATACGTCGCTCCTCCCGGATGGGAGCGCCCCGTCGCCATCCTCGCCGTCGCGCTTCTGGCGGGGGTGAACCTGCTCGGCATCACGCGCACGGCGCTCGCCACCCAGGTCATCGTGGTGATCGTCCTCGCGTGCCTGGCCGTCGGAGCGGCCGCGGGGTTCGCGGCGCCGACGGCCGCTCCGCTCGCGGCGACGGCGTTCGACGCGCACGGCGTGCTGCAGGCGGCCGGGCTGCTCTTCTTCGCGTTCGCCGGGTACGCCCGCATCGCGACGCTCGGCGAGGAGGTCCGCGACCCGGCGCGCACGATCCCCCGCGCCATCCCGCTGGCGCTCGGTCTCGCGATCGTCGTCTACGCGGTCGTCGGGCTCGCCGTGCTGCATGCGCTGGGCCCCGAGGGCGCCGCGCGCTCGGCCGCCCCGCTGGCGGACGCCGTGTCGGCGGCCGGATGGGGATGGGCGGAGCCCGTGGTGCGCGTGGGGGCGGCGGCGGCCGCGCTCGGCGCGCTGCTGGCCCTCATCGCCGGCATCGGCCGCACCGCCCTCGCGATGGCGCGGGAGGACGACCTGCCGCGGTTCCTCGCGGCCGTTCACCCCCGCCGCCATGTGCCGCACCGCGCGGAGATCGCCCTCGCCCTCGCCGTCATCGCGATCGTCGCGTTCGCGGACCTCCGCGGCGCGATCGGGTTCTCGTCCTTCGGCGTGCTGCTGTACTACCTCGTGGCGAACCTCGCCGCGTGGCGGCAGGGCGAGGCCGTCCGCCGCTACCCGCGCTGGCTGCAGGTCGTCGGCGCGGCCGGCTGCGTCGCGCTCGCCCTCGCCCTGCCGTGGCAGAGCGTCGTGGGCGGCGTCGTCGTGGTGGCGGTCGGCGTCGTCTATCGCGCCGTCCGGCTCGTGATCGAGCGCCGCGCGGAGTGA
- a CDS encoding GntR family transcriptional regulator: protein MLIRIDPTREEPVFAQIAGSIRGDIVAERSKPGDRLPAAKEVAAALGVNLHTVLHAYRQLREEGLVDMRPGRGAVVTDAATPLAALHDDIRALVRRAEKLGVSREVLAGVVRETRT, encoded by the coding sequence GTGCTGATCCGCATCGACCCGACCCGCGAGGAGCCCGTCTTCGCGCAGATCGCGGGGTCCATCCGCGGCGACATCGTCGCGGAGCGGTCGAAGCCGGGCGACCGCCTGCCCGCCGCGAAGGAGGTCGCCGCCGCGCTGGGGGTGAACCTGCACACCGTGCTGCACGCCTATCGGCAGCTGCGCGAGGAGGGGCTCGTCGACATGCGGCCCGGCCGCGGCGCCGTCGTCACCGACGCCGCCACCCCGCTCGCGGCGCTGCACGACGACATCCGCGCGCTGGTGCGCCGAGCGGAGAAGCTCGGCGTCTCGCGCGAGGTGCTCGCGGGCGTCGTCCGCGAGACCCGCACCTGA
- a CDS encoding DUF1648 domain-containing protein, whose protein sequence is MTTTQTPERARAIRRFRWVGLYVPVALFALIALVQTVLLPAMPDPAATHWGPTGGPDGFGPAWTFPLMTLLVGGGSTALIAGITLAGIASPNRPISYRFITAVIWWEVGLLGIGLSSTFFAQLGLDDARDAGTALWGLGAGFLLGLALGAIAWRLSIEVPGEDEAVAPEPVPLSAGERAVWLRTATMARSGWIVLGALLGVLLVVGLVVLALDVAHLGAPSAGTWITFGSLALVAFLVGTGCVARVRVDEEGLTVRTPIGWPRVRIPREEIRSAEVVFVSPMAEYGGWGWRYGAGSGWGAVLRAGDALRVTRTNGKVFTVTVDDAETAAGLLAAMDRRTDTP, encoded by the coding sequence ATGACCACCACCCAGACGCCCGAGCGCGCGCGGGCCATCCGTCGCTTCCGCTGGGTCGGCCTCTACGTCCCGGTGGCGCTGTTCGCCCTGATCGCGCTCGTGCAGACGGTGCTCCTGCCCGCCATGCCCGATCCCGCGGCCACGCACTGGGGCCCTACCGGCGGCCCCGACGGGTTCGGCCCGGCCTGGACCTTCCCGCTCATGACCCTGCTGGTCGGGGGCGGGTCGACGGCGCTCATCGCCGGGATCACCCTCGCCGGCATCGCCAGCCCGAACCGGCCGATCTCATACCGCTTCATCACCGCCGTCATCTGGTGGGAGGTCGGCCTCCTCGGCATCGGGCTCTCGTCGACCTTCTTCGCGCAGCTGGGCCTCGACGACGCGCGCGATGCGGGCACGGCGCTCTGGGGGCTGGGGGCGGGATTCCTGCTGGGACTCGCGCTCGGCGCCATCGCGTGGCGGCTGTCGATCGAGGTTCCGGGTGAGGACGAGGCCGTCGCACCGGAGCCCGTCCCGCTGTCGGCCGGCGAGCGGGCGGTGTGGCTGCGCACGGCGACGATGGCACGCTCGGGCTGGATCGTCCTCGGTGCGCTGCTCGGCGTGCTCCTCGTCGTCGGGCTCGTCGTGCTCGCCCTCGACGTCGCGCACCTCGGCGCTCCGTCCGCCGGCACCTGGATCACCTTCGGCTCGCTGGCCCTCGTCGCCTTCCTCGTGGGGACAGGGTGCGTCGCGCGCGTCCGCGTCGACGAGGAGGGGCTCACGGTGCGCACGCCCATCGGATGGCCGCGCGTGCGCATCCCGCGCGAGGAGATCCGCTCGGCGGAGGTCGTCTTCGTGAGCCCGATGGCCGAGTACGGCGGCTGGGGATGGCGCTACGGCGCGGGCAGCGGCTGGGGCGCGGTCCTGCGGGCAGGCGATGCGCTGCGCGTGACGCGCACGAACGGGAAGGTCTTCACCGTCACGGTGGACGACGCGGAGACCGCCGCCGGGCTGCTGGCGGCGATGGACAGGAGGACGGACACGCCATGA
- a CDS encoding CPBP family intramembrane glutamic endopeptidase: MTENASRKPTLPAPPLERVPWRAVAVYAAAAVALAWLVALPLWLGDRAASPLFTPIASLMMFTPLVATLAVVFGLRVPRTDRLRFLGIWPLRPAGRTIWFAVAAVFVPPVLVIVAALLAGALGLVELDLVGFSGFAETVAASLAASGVDPDLVPVQALVIGQLAAIPLGALVNSFLAFGEEIGWRGWLLPALRPLGVWPALILSGALWGLWHAPLILLGYDFGRTDVTGVLLMIAGCIAWGVLFGWARLRTGSLWPAVIGHGALNAGGAAVLLFAAAGADVDLALVGPLGVVSWIVLAVVVAVLALCGQFRRNVLGPR, translated from the coding sequence ATGACCGAGAATGCGTCCAGGAAGCCGACCCTGCCGGCCCCGCCCCTCGAGCGCGTGCCCTGGCGCGCGGTCGCCGTCTACGCTGCCGCGGCGGTTGCGCTGGCATGGCTCGTCGCCCTCCCGCTCTGGCTCGGCGACCGCGCGGCGTCACCGCTGTTCACGCCGATCGCCTCGCTCATGATGTTCACGCCGCTCGTCGCGACGCTGGCGGTGGTGTTCGGCCTGCGCGTGCCGCGGACGGATCGCCTCCGCTTTCTCGGCATCTGGCCGCTGCGCCCGGCCGGACGCACCATCTGGTTCGCGGTCGCGGCCGTGTTCGTGCCGCCGGTCCTCGTCATCGTCGCCGCGCTGCTCGCGGGTGCGCTCGGCCTCGTCGAGCTGGATCTCGTCGGCTTCTCCGGGTTCGCGGAGACCGTCGCCGCGTCCCTCGCGGCGTCGGGCGTCGATCCCGACCTCGTGCCCGTCCAGGCCCTCGTGATCGGGCAGCTCGCGGCCATCCCGCTGGGTGCCCTCGTCAACAGCTTCCTCGCGTTCGGCGAGGAGATCGGATGGCGCGGCTGGCTGCTGCCGGCGCTCCGGCCGCTGGGCGTGTGGCCGGCGCTCATCCTCTCGGGTGCGCTGTGGGGGCTGTGGCACGCGCCGCTCATCCTGCTCGGGTACGACTTCGGGCGCACCGACGTCACCGGGGTGCTGCTCATGATCGCCGGCTGCATCGCCTGGGGCGTGCTCTTCGGCTGGGCGCGGCTGCGCACGGGGTCCCTCTGGCCCGCTGTCATCGGGCACGGCGCGCTCAACGCGGGAGGAGCCGCGGTGCTGCTGTTCGCCGCGGCCGGAGCCGACGTCGACCTCGCGCTCGTGGGGCCGCTCGGGGTCGTCTCCTGGATCGTGCTCGCGGTGGTCGTGGCCGTGCTCGCGCTCTGCGGGCAGTTCCGGCGGAACGTGCTCGGCCCGCGCTGA
- a CDS encoding ABC transporter substrate-binding protein, translated as MRSSSFPRRGLAAIGLAATAALTLAACSSDGGSDGGEGEPASFSVGISQLVQHPALDAATDGFKQAFADAGYVEGETVEFDEQNAQGEQANAVTIAQNFASSDLDLVLAVATPAAQAAAQAILDTPVLFTAVTDAVSAELVDSNEEPGSNITGTSDAAPMDEQFDLLLQLVPDAKKVGIVYSSGEVNSEVQVAAAEEVAAGLDLEIVTQTVTTANDLAQATEALGDVDAIYVPTDNMVVAGLASLVQVAETNQIPVIAAEAGTVESGAIATIGIDYTELGRQTGEMALRILEDGADPATMPVETASDFTYVVNPGAAERMGVEIPADILDQAETVE; from the coding sequence ATGCGCTCCTCCTCGTTCCCCCGTCGCGGGCTCGCCGCGATCGGCCTCGCCGCGACCGCCGCCCTCACCCTCGCCGCCTGCTCGTCGGACGGCGGCTCGGACGGCGGCGAGGGCGAGCCTGCGTCGTTCTCGGTGGGCATCAGCCAGCTCGTGCAGCACCCCGCGCTCGACGCGGCGACCGACGGCTTCAAGCAGGCGTTCGCCGACGCCGGCTACGTCGAGGGCGAAACCGTCGAGTTCGACGAGCAGAACGCGCAGGGCGAGCAGGCGAACGCGGTCACCATCGCGCAGAACTTCGCCTCGAGCGACCTCGACCTCGTCCTCGCCGTGGCGACCCCCGCCGCCCAGGCCGCGGCCCAGGCCATCCTCGACACCCCGGTGCTCTTCACCGCCGTCACCGACGCGGTCTCGGCCGAGCTCGTCGACTCGAACGAGGAGCCCGGCTCGAACATCACCGGCACCAGCGACGCCGCGCCCATGGACGAGCAGTTCGACCTGCTGCTGCAGCTCGTCCCCGACGCGAAGAAGGTCGGCATCGTCTACAGCTCCGGCGAGGTCAACTCCGAGGTGCAGGTCGCCGCTGCGGAGGAGGTCGCCGCCGGTCTCGACCTCGAGATCGTCACGCAGACCGTGACCACCGCGAACGACCTCGCGCAGGCCACCGAGGCGCTCGGCGACGTCGACGCGATCTACGTCCCCACCGACAACATGGTCGTCGCGGGCCTCGCCTCGCTCGTGCAGGTCGCCGAGACGAACCAGATCCCCGTGATCGCCGCCGAGGCGGGCACCGTCGAGAGCGGCGCGATCGCGACCATCGGCATCGACTACACCGAGCTCGGCCGGCAGACCGGCGAGATGGCGCTGCGCATCCTCGAGGACGGCGCCGACCCCGCGACCATGCCGGTGGAGACCGCGTCGGACTTCACCTACGTCGTGAACCCCGGGGCGGCCGAGCGGATGGGCGTGGAGATCCCCGCCGACATCCTCGATCAGGCCGAGACCGTCGAGTAG
- a CDS encoding ABC transporter permease codes for MIGAIELGLVYGVMALGVYLTFRILNFPDLTVDGSFTTGAAVAAAMITTGQNPVLATLAGAAAGLVAGAITGLLHTKGRIDGLLAGILTMIGLWSVNLRIMGTAKEDATVAANLPLLRADTLFTPLREADLLGTWGGIGIIFVGVILLKLAVDWFLSTNLGLAIQATGDNGPMIRSFGVSTDRTTILTLAISNGFVALCGALVAQYQGFADISMGIGLILVGLASVILGQAVFGHRFIWLASLAVVLGAVLYRLIIFFAMRAGLDPNDMKLVTAVLVVLALLLPRWGFLRRIPSLRGRGGRVAPREPAADAPEPAAVAPANGR; via the coding sequence ATGATCGGCGCGATCGAGCTGGGCCTCGTCTACGGGGTCATGGCGCTGGGCGTGTACCTCACGTTCCGCATTCTCAACTTCCCCGACCTCACCGTCGACGGGAGCTTCACCACCGGCGCGGCGGTCGCCGCCGCCATGATCACGACCGGGCAGAACCCCGTTCTCGCCACCCTCGCGGGCGCTGCGGCCGGCCTCGTCGCGGGCGCCATCACGGGCCTCCTCCACACGAAGGGGCGCATCGACGGGCTGCTCGCGGGCATCCTCACGATGATCGGCCTGTGGTCGGTGAACCTCCGCATCATGGGCACGGCGAAGGAGGACGCCACGGTGGCGGCGAACCTCCCGCTGCTGCGCGCGGACACCCTGTTCACGCCGCTCCGCGAGGCGGACCTCCTCGGCACGTGGGGCGGCATCGGCATCATCTTCGTCGGCGTCATCCTGCTGAAGCTCGCCGTCGACTGGTTCCTCTCGACGAACCTGGGCCTGGCCATCCAGGCGACGGGCGACAACGGGCCGATGATCCGCAGCTTCGGCGTCTCGACCGATCGCACGACCATCCTCACCCTCGCCATCTCGAACGGGTTCGTCGCGCTCTGCGGCGCGCTCGTCGCGCAGTACCAGGGGTTCGCCGACATCAGCATGGGCATCGGGCTGATCCTCGTCGGCCTCGCCTCGGTGATCCTCGGGCAGGCCGTGTTCGGGCACCGGTTCATCTGGCTCGCGAGCCTCGCGGTGGTGCTGGGCGCGGTGCTCTACCGCCTCATCATCTTCTTCGCCATGCGCGCGGGGCTCGACCCGAACGACATGAAGCTCGTCACGGCCGTGCTCGTCGTGCTCGCGCTGCTCCTCCCGCGGTGGGGCTTCCTCCGCCGCATCCCGTCGCTGCGGGGAAGAGGCGGCCGCGTGGCGCCGCGCGAGCCCGCTGCCGACGCCCCCGAGCCCGCGGCCGTCGCGCCCGCGAACGGAAGGTGA
- a CDS encoding ABC transporter ATP-binding protein, which yields MLVMKDIAKTFFPGTVNERRALAGLSLRLEEGDFVTVIGSNGAGKSTLLNSISGRMPVDAGEIEIDGRRVNRLREFQRARYVGRVFQDPMAGTAPNLTIEQNLALAARRGRARGLGRGLTRKQRERFQEELRVLELGLEDRLSAKVGLLSGGQRQALSLLMAGFTQPRILLLDEHTAALDPQRAELVSRLTQRIVEQGNLTTLMVTHNMEQALALGNRLIMMHEGRIVFTASAERKRTLKVPDLLAEFAKIKGATLDDRALLA from the coding sequence ATGCTCGTCATGAAGGACATCGCCAAGACCTTCTTCCCCGGCACGGTCAACGAGCGCCGCGCCCTCGCCGGCCTCAGCCTGCGGCTGGAGGAGGGGGACTTCGTCACCGTCATCGGCTCCAACGGCGCCGGCAAGTCCACGCTCCTCAACTCCATCTCCGGGCGGATGCCCGTGGACGCCGGCGAGATCGAGATCGACGGCCGCCGCGTGAACCGGCTCCGCGAGTTCCAGCGCGCGCGCTACGTCGGCCGCGTCTTCCAGGACCCGATGGCGGGCACCGCGCCGAACCTCACCATCGAGCAGAACCTCGCCCTCGCCGCACGCCGCGGCCGCGCTCGGGGCCTCGGACGCGGCCTCACCCGGAAGCAGCGCGAGCGGTTCCAGGAGGAGCTGCGCGTGCTCGAGCTCGGCCTCGAGGACCGCCTCAGCGCGAAGGTGGGCCTGCTTTCGGGCGGACAGCGGCAGGCGCTGTCGCTGCTCATGGCGGGGTTCACCCAGCCGCGCATCCTGCTCCTCGACGAGCACACCGCAGCCCTCGACCCGCAGCGCGCGGAGCTCGTGTCGCGTCTCACACAGCGGATCGTGGAGCAGGGCAATCTCACCACGCTCATGGTCACGCACAACATGGAGCAGGCGCTCGCCCTCGGCAACCGGCTCATCATGATGCACGAGGGGCGCATCGTCTTCACCGCGTCGGCCGAGCGCAAGCGCACCCTGAAGGTGCCCGACCTGCTGGCCGAGTTCGCGAAGATCAAGGGAGCGACCCTCGACGACAGGGCCCTCCTGGCCTGA
- a CDS encoding O-methyltransferase translates to MTDATRDTWAAVDRYLAETLVGHDPALEAALAAQERAELRPIEVAPVAGKLLHLLVRISRARRVLEIGTLAGYSAIWMARALPEGGRLISIEAEPDNAALARRNIDAAEVGDRVQILEGRAADVLPTLDASEPFDLVFIDADKESNTVYLDWAARLAPVGAVIVVDNVVRDGRVADLGDEDAQIAGVRAGLEMLRDDPRFDATALQTVGVKGWDGLAIAVRV, encoded by the coding sequence ATGACAGACGCGACACGCGACACCTGGGCGGCCGTCGACCGCTACCTCGCCGAGACGCTCGTCGGCCACGACCCCGCCCTCGAGGCGGCGCTGGCCGCGCAGGAGCGCGCGGAGCTGCGACCCATCGAGGTCGCGCCGGTCGCGGGCAAGCTCCTGCACCTCCTCGTGCGCATCTCCCGCGCCCGTCGGGTGCTCGAGATTGGCACGCTGGCCGGCTACTCCGCGATCTGGATGGCCAGGGCCCTTCCCGAGGGCGGCCGGCTGATCAGCATCGAGGCGGAGCCCGACAACGCCGCCCTCGCGCGCCGGAACATCGACGCGGCGGAGGTCGGGGATCGGGTGCAGATCCTCGAGGGGCGGGCGGCTGACGTGCTGCCGACCCTCGACGCGAGCGAGCCCTTCGACCTCGTCTTCATCGACGCCGACAAGGAGTCGAACACGGTGTACCTCGACTGGGCGGCGCGCCTGGCGCCCGTCGGCGCCGTGATCGTGGTCGACAACGTCGTCCGCGACGGCCGGGTCGCCGACCTCGGCGACGAGGACGCGCAGATCGCCGGCGTGCGCGCGGGGCTCGAGATGCTCCGCGACGACCCGCGCTTCGATGCCACGGCCCTGCAGACCGTCGGCGTGAAGGGCTGGGACGGCCTCGCGATCGCCGTCCGCGTCTGA